One window of Pseudacidobacterium ailaaui genomic DNA carries:
- a CDS encoding cupin domain-containing protein, which translates to MFFQAPSMPQTDHQEIITMVSRDTTTDVGGPVRYLSTPAPEVSSVILTLPPGGKTDWMTHPVPGYIYILEGELTVEFEDGHRLHYHAGQAFMQAHTQWHRGINEGKTQMRFLAVFFGEKGTPVVLHPPKTSH; encoded by the coding sequence ATGTTCTTTCAGGCTCCGTCTATGCCACAAACGGACCATCAGGAAATCATCACCATGGTCTCCAGAGATACTACAACCGATGTAGGTGGGCCGGTCCGTTATCTCTCCACGCCTGCTCCTGAAGTGTCTTCCGTCATCCTCACCCTTCCCCCCGGAGGAAAAACCGACTGGATGACCCACCCTGTGCCAGGCTACATCTACATTCTGGAAGGTGAGTTGACCGTAGAGTTTGAGGATGGCCACCGTCTTCACTACCATGCCGGACAGGCCTTCATGCAGGCCCACACCCAATGGCACCGCGGAATCAATGAAGGCAAAACGCAGATGCGTTTTCTCGCCGTCTTTTTTGGTGAAAAAGGCACTCCTGTTGTCCTTCATCCCCCAAAAACGTCGCATTAA